Below is a window of Dictyostelium discoideum AX4 chromosome 1 chromosome, whole genome shotgun sequence DNA.
aaagtatgaataaataatgatatagCACTTACATTAACATCTAAAGGACCttcaccatttttattatatggaTGAACCCATTTTTCAGAATTCATTTTATTCCAAAATTGAgaattatcttttaaatctgATAAATCAGATACAACATTTATAAACATGATTGGTTTTGAAGAGGTGATACCATTTGAATCTAATGgaatatctttaaaataatcaCCACCCAATTCATAGAGGGCACGACATAAATGatgattatcaattaaaaatacttgATCATCTTTTAATACAACTGGTGCTGCATGTGATTTTAAGAATGTTGCAACTTTATCTACACCTTGACtctcttttaattctaataattcattCACTTTTCTATTAACATGTTTCATACCAACTGCACATTGTGTTGGtcttaatttatcaatttcacaATAAACTGATGGTGTTGTTgcagttgttgttggtgttgccatttttttaatttgttgaataaataaattattaatgctATGTTTAATTgacattaaaagaaaaataaaaaataaaaaaaaaaaaaaaaatgaaaaaagttaaaataagaattataaaaaaattgaaatttcataaaaaaaaaaaaaaataaaaaaaaaataattaaatttaaaaataaaaataattaccttTTATTACATGTgtgaaattttcaaatatcttaagatatttttataaacaatttaatttttgaatttgttaaaGGGTTacttttcatctttttctttttttttttctttttattttcaaaaatcaattctttttttttttttccattttttttcttttttttgccAACCAAtcctttcaaaaaaaaaaaaaaaaaaaaaaaaaaaaaatcaaaaaaaaaaaataatcaaataaaatttttaaagatagaaaatggaaaattatctactttttaaaaaaattttcaacaatAAATATCTATTTAGAAAGATATTTGAATATGTTCAGTATAGAGATATTGatcaaaatgaaataatgAAACACTATAAAAGTATTTTAAATACAAAAAGTATTCATAATTTATCATTGTcaggtttattaaaaaaaaaacaatataaactttttgattatatgtttgattttttagTTGAAAGAAtggaatcaattaataattttgaaaatgaaattaataataataataataataataaaaattacaattggttattttattcaaaaacaaatgaagaagattttttagaaatttttaGTTATAAAGATTTGGGTTTAgaaagatttaaaagaatatttaaaCTATATGGTACAGTAACAATAATTACGGGGTCACGTTTTCatgaatcaattattaatagtggtaatattgaaattataaattttatgtcaattctaaaaaataataaaaataataataataataataattataataaaagttattttaaaaattttattaaattttatattacggaagaaaagaataatttatttgattgcaataataatttagaaatttttgatttaattataaataatttaaatgaaaaatataaaaaagataaaaaagataaaaaagataaaaaagataatggaattttcaaaatatcagATTGTATGTTAATTTtagattattatattaagaataaaagttttaatttatatggtagaattttaaatttttcagaTCAATATGAtagaaagaaattaattgaaaaaagtttaacaaataatgattatgaacttgcaattgaaattattaatagatttccaaatttaaaaaatgaaaatccaaatttaaaatattatttattagattatagttttaaaactaaaaaaaatatattcactgataaatcatttaaagtgtttaatgtattttttaaagaatataatatttcaaaattatttataaaattaaaacaaacacCATTTATAACAGATTTTACAACTGTGCCAATAACAACATTAAATCTATTACTTGTATCAAATAATCTAAAAAAGAAGGATGACGATGACGATGAAAATGTAACctatatttatcaatttaaaatttgggaacatttaaaagatgaaagaattgatttaaataatttatataatgaaTTTAGTGGTGATAATGTTACTTATTCAAATAGTAATGGTTATAGTGTTAAAGGGGTATTGAGTAATTATTACCctaattcaattgaagaacttgaattttcattaaactattcaactttaaattgtaatattaGTCAATCAAACATTTTATACATTCATCACATTGCATTTAATGTCGCTGATTTAGagttaattaaattatatacatcaaaatttaatattaaaaatcaaacatATCCAAAAGATTTTTACAAATGTTTATTTGGAACTACCTCTGAAATTAGTTCATATTTTTCAAAggatgaaaatttaaagaattttgtTTTCTCTGACACAGACACactgaattatttaaatacttATTATTCTTCTTCAAATACAACATgttttggtggtggtggtggtgataccACTAGCAAAGACACCACCACAATGTTACAATCAAATTATACAATACTTAATGTTGTACATTGTTTAGAAACAGTGGTTGAAAAAggttattttgaaatttacaaaaatttaataccaATTATTGGTAAAGAATTTATTGAGCGTAAAAAACACGATTATGTACTTTACACAATCATTAAGACACTAATtaaatgtattattaaattagataaaattaatcaattggAACTAATTGAAAATACATTACATTATTTTGACTTTTCAAAACATTTGAACTATATTTTAACTCAAATTAGatcattcaattttaaactatcaaaaaatgttatttttttattatattctaaaggtttaatttcattaaaaaaaatctcgGATAATATgtctaaatttgaaaattatatttacaatgattatcattttttttatttatatttctttggcgataatataaattttacaaaGGTAGATGATTTTTCAACTTTAGTAAATggtattaattcaaaaatggttaataaaatattaatttattcaaagAATTATAAAACCATTGAAATGTTAACTCAAtctgatttattaataactaatgaaattttatcaaaaagtttaaaaGAAAGGGGTAgattaatatcaattttattagatACTGATATTaggaaattaatatttattattagaaattcTTCATATAAAgtattaaaagaatattgTTCAATTATAGTTAGAAaagtattaattaaaaaaaatataaaaaagaaattaattttattaaatttatttgaatcaatttcatcacaaattttaaaatcaaccACCACCTCAACCATCAGCACTATGACATCAACAAATCTTTTAAgtgaattttatttagaattaattttttatacaattttATTCGCTCACTCaactgaaattaatattgaaatctgcaaagatttaaattattataattttttaaatattgaaaaaaatccaattgaCGTTCacattttttcaaattattataataataattttaaaacaatttcaaagaaGCAATTCttagataatttaaataacctACCagatatttcaattaattttttaaattcaataggtttagcaaatttaaataaaattttattaaattaaaaaaataattaaaataataaaaatgaagaaaataaaacaaaacaaaataaaacaataaaacaatacaaaataaaaaaaaataaaaaaactgaaattattttttttccttttttttttaggtaacaaaacaaattttataataaaaaaaaaaatataaaaagaaggaaaaaaaaaaaaaaaaagaaaaaaaaaaaatcaataatataccattttcttttattttactcattttattttattttttttttttttttttttttttttttttcaatccaCTCTTAATTTcctgtcttttttttttttttattttcaaaaaaattatgtattattctttttttttatcattattatcactattattattatttatcattaatttttattgttattcattattattattatttatttatttattatttatttatggcttattatttcttttttaaaaatgtaagtatagttttataataatagtattttatatttttatattttaggaatgaataataataataataataataataataataataataataataataataataataataataataataataataataataataataaaaaaaataaaaaaaataatggttagagagagagagagattcggataattattatttttttatttttttttttttttttttattttttttttattatttatttattttaagcAACATTTGCTGCAATATATGTACAAGCatttaattcatcaataGTTGCAGCATTAATTAAACAAGTCATGGAAGGAGAATCGGATAAATATGAACCAGATCTAAAGTtatcataattattaaagattgaatttgaagagACCATTCTCTCCATTAAggaatttaattgatcacCACCAATACCATATTGATTATCAATGTCATAGATTGAAACGAAGTCATACTCTTCAGTCCAATTCATATGaccttttaaatttgaaatgtaAACATCTGAAAAGTAGGCAGTGATATCAGTGATATTCTTTGATTGACTATCATATGTAAATTGTTTAAAGGTTGGATTGTTGAAATAAACTGGAGTGATCGACGATCCAATAAACATTGGGAAGTAATGATTGTTTGTTAAACTTGGATTATCAAATTGAATTGATCTAATTTCATCCCTATGAATATGTCCAAAAAATCCTGCTGTAATAGTTGTTTGATAATCTGatgttatattaaaaaatgctGTTTGATATTGAGATTTCCATGTTCCTTGTAAATAGAATGGATCTAATCCTGGGAATATATGTCCAATTATATAAAcactttttttgattgtttttttttgattgttttttttttttttttttttgtttttttgtttttgtttttttaaaaaaaataaaaagaaaattattattaatatcatatGATTATTTCATGAgatgatataaataatttttattttttgaaaaaataaaagaaaacttACGAATTACCAGCTTGTTTAGCAgcaattaattgttgttctAACCAAGCAAATTGACCACATGGATCTTGTGGAGTTGaaaatgtatttttattttttacagaATAGAGAATTGTATTTAAAGAGATAATCGTTAAACCTGAAACTGGTGAAACAACAAATGAACCTCTATAAAGGAATGATGATACTTGATTGGTTGGTATCCATTGAGCCCATGTTTCATATAAGAATTGtaaatttgaatcattaCATTGTGAATTGTAATCTGGAAATAcatcattattaccaatggTAGGAATAAATTGTGTATTTGGATATGCTCCATACAATGATTTCGCTAAAGTTGATTGTGATTCACTCCATGGTCCATTTGGTAAACCATGACCTGCACCATCACCAGtactttcaaataataaatgataaataaataataaaatttaatacaataataataataaataataataataaaataataataataaaatgaaatatttactatataataaaatctgGATTTGAATTAACGTTTAACATTTCTGAAATTCTAAATGGTTTTGAATATATgaattagtaataataaataaatagtataataataataataataataataataataataataataataataataataataataataataataataataataacttacacttcacttaataataattgattagtATCACAACCATATCTTCCATATAAACCATTTGTTGGTAAATTTAATCTTTCTGTGtcttcaattaaatcttcaTGTTCTTTGTGATCAAATTCTTTTGTAActctttaataaaaataataaataaaaaaaaaatttaatatgaaataaaaatgaaaataaaaattagcATATTTTTATACATACGTTGGTCCAATACACATTACTGAGGcattatataataaagaattcATTGCGCTACTGTAATGTACATCACTAATATGTAAAAACTGATTATTTAATGCATTTATTGATACAACCAATACCAAAACCagtattaatataattttcattttttgatttaatgtgTATGTTTGTACgctatatattattatattatattttctttttctttttgtttgtttttattttcctaTATATTAAATcgaaaagaaaatgaatgaatgaataataattaaaaattaaatatacagTTGGTGGCCACCAAAACCATTCACACTAAAACAACgatcaagaaaaaaaaaaaaaaataaaaaaaaaaaaaaaattttaaaaataaaaaaaaaataaataaaagtcgaaaatgtttttttttttttttttttttatttatttttttt
It encodes the following:
- the sgmD gene encoding hypothetical protein, which gives rise to MKIILILVLVLVVSINALNNQFLHISDVHYSSAMNSLLYNASVMCIGPTVTKEFDHKEHEDLIEDTERLNLPTNGLYGRYGCDTNQLLLSEVISEMLNVNSNPDFIIYTGDGAGHGLPNGPWSESQSTLAKSLYGAYPNTQFIPTIGNNDVFPDYNSQCNDSNLQFLYETWAQWIPTNQVSSFLYRGSFVVSPVSGLTIISLNTILYSVKNKNTFSTPQDPCGQFAWLEQQLIAAKQAGNSVYIIGHIFPGLDPFYLQGTWKSQYQTAFFNITSDYQTTITAGFFGHIHRDEIRSIQFDNPSLTNNHYFPMFIGSSITPVYFNNPTFKQFTYDSQSKNITDITAYFSDVYISNLKGHMNWTEEYDFVSIYDIDNQYGIGGDQLNSLMERMVSSNSIFNNYDNFRSGSYLSDSPSMTCLINAATIDELNACTYIAANVA